A single window of Flavobacterium sp. 140616W15 DNA harbors:
- a CDS encoding type IX secretion system membrane protein PorP/SprF, with amino-acid sequence MRTKLFSFVLMFTAIVSYAQQDAQFTQYMYNTININPAYAGSRGALSIFGLYRTQWVGLDGAPETSSFSVNTPINNSNLGLGISLVNDKIGPTNENDLSVDLSYTIQTSVNYKLSFGIKATGNLFNLDINKLNPADQGDPQFQNFNSVFRPNIGAGVYYHSDKAYIGLSVPNFIETNRYNDNDYAIYKDKINYYVMAGYVFDLDKYEDIKFKPAVLTKIVEGAPLQVDVSANFMFINKFVVGVAYRWSAALSAMVGFQVSDGLYIGYGYDRETTNLNNYNSGSHEIFLRYEIFKNNGKITTPRFF; translated from the coding sequence ATGAGAACAAAATTATTTTCTTTCGTTTTGATGTTTACAGCTATAGTAAGTTACGCTCAACAAGATGCACAATTTACACAATACATGTACAACACCATAAATATCAACCCTGCTTATGCTGGGTCGCGAGGAGCTCTAAGTATTTTTGGTTTATACCGTACTCAATGGGTTGGACTTGATGGTGCACCTGAAACAAGTAGTTTTTCGGTAAATACGCCAATTAACAACAGTAATTTAGGTTTAGGAATATCATTAGTCAATGACAAAATTGGTCCCACTAATGAGAATGATCTATCTGTAGACCTTTCTTATACAATACAAACATCTGTAAATTACAAACTGTCCTTTGGTATTAAAGCCACAGGTAATTTATTCAATCTAGATATCAATAAATTAAATCCAGCAGATCAAGGTGATCCACAATTTCAAAATTTTAATAGTGTCTTTAGACCAAATATTGGAGCTGGGGTTTATTATCACTCTGATAAAGCATACATAGGTTTATCAGTCCCAAACTTTATCGAAACCAATCGCTATAACGATAATGATTATGCCATTTATAAAGATAAAATCAATTATTATGTTATGGCTGGTTATGTATTTGATTTAGATAAATATGAAGATATCAAATTTAAACCTGCTGTACTTACCAAAATAGTAGAGGGAGCTCCATTACAAGTTGATGTTTCGGCTAATTTTATGTTCATCAACAAATTTGTAGTTGGAGTAGCCTACAGATGGAGCGCTGCATTAAGTGCTATGGTTGGGTTTCAAGTTAGCGATGGACTATATATAGGATATGGCTATGATCGTGAAACCACTAACTTAAACAACTATAATTCTGGC